DNA sequence from the Vibrio ishigakensis genome:
AACCCTAATTCTCGATTGGTTTGGCTAGGAAGCAATCCACCTATTAGAGAGCGCACCACTGCTTATAACATGCAATTGCCAGAATTGCGCATTAGCGAAGGTTCACACATGGGAGGTCTTTTCTCACCAGACAATCCAGAATATGGAATCCATGGTAAGAACCGTCTTTGTAACAACGGTCAGGATCCAGAACTTGAAGCAAGATGTTTAGCCGGTGATGAGGTTTGGTATTCCTCTTATGGCTATGTTCAGGAAGGCAAGATACACGCTCGCCTAACCTACAACCCCTACTTTGATGAGAGCCTCGACCGAATGGAGCAAGTGCTAAAAAGCAAATAGCCCAAGGCGTTCACCTTGGGCTCATAATGACGGTTTAATCTATTATCTAAACTCAAACAGTTCCCGATGAAAGGCATTCACATGATTAAAGGCCTTCTCAAGCTCCGTGCCTAGTTTGCTTGGCCCACAAAACCAGACACTGCACCTAGACGGCTCGATAACACTATCCACTATTTCTAGCTGATTAAATCTACCATCCGCTGAGGTATCTCGTAGATAGAGCCTAACACCTGCTTGTATCGCCCTACTCTTTAGCTCATCAAGCAATTCAGTATCTATTTCTCGATAACTATAAAACAACGTCACTTGTTTACTTTTACCCACGCTTTCAATAGCACTGAGAAATGGCGCAATACCAATACCTGCAGCAATCCATATCTGCTGTTTGCAATTATCATAAAAGCTAAAGCATCCATAAGGCCCCTCGATTGTTGCCTCTTGCCCAACCTCAAGTTTATCTTTTAGGGATTCAGTGTAATCACCGCTCGACTTAATCAAGAGGCGAACCTCACTACTTTGTTGCTGCGGGGAGGCAATGCTAAATGGATGCGGTTTTTCTGTATCACCAAAACCGACAAAGGCAAACTGTCCCGGATGAAATGAGAAATCATCAACTTTCAGGATAACGTCTAGTCCGTTAGTGATTGGCTTAACCGCTTGTATGTGCGCCACATGGTGCTTAGTTTTTCCGTTATAACCCAAGATAGTGATAAGACAGCCGATAGTTGCCAGCGCACTTACGACCGCAAGAATGACACCCACACCAGAGAGCCACATACTCGCTTCAAAAAACATCAACATATGCAGAACAAGTGCTAAATAGAGATAGGGAAATAGCTTGTGGGTAAACTGAAAGACGTTGTACTTAAACTTTTTTATCCACGCGATCAGAACAAACGCTGCTGAGAAATAAAAGCCATACTCCCCTATTAGTTGCGCAGGATCACCTAGAACATCGATGAACTTCCAAAAAGGAAAGGTCTCATCCTTTGGAACCACAAAGCCCATATCCATTGCAAAGTCATCACTTAAAAAGGCAAGCCAATGGAAAAGAGCCGTGAAAACTGAAGATATGCCAAGATATTTGTGTAGCCGGTACTGCTGATCTAAGCCTTTAAGGTACTTTTCTAAAGGCCAGTGCTTCACCGACAGAATGACGCATAGAGACATGAGTATCATGGATGCGATACCAGAGTAGTTCACAAGGTACGTACGCACCTGCCAAAACATAGGCCACTCAAGGGTTGGAAGATTAACCTGCAATATGGTTAACGGAATCAATAAGGTAACAATGACTAAGCTCAAGCAGAGCTTCAGGTTTCTGTTCATAGTCGTCTCACAACAAACGGCTGGTTAGTTGCAAGACAAGGTATCAACAGAAATGTGAAAAAAGCGTGTGTGTTGGGGCTTTCGAAGATTAAAGATAGTTAATCTTTCTAGGTAGTTCGAGCATAACAGAGGCCAAGAATCAGAGGCTTAACCTTAATATCCGTTCTTGACCTATCCTAGGTATTACTTCTTTTGCTCAGCTATGAACGCAATCACCTCTTCATTCAAGCACGTCTTACTAATGTATTGACGATGCTTACCTATGTGAAAGATAAACCCTAGGTCGCTTTGCTCGACCTGGTCAATTTGAGTCCAAGTGATTATGTTGGTGTTGTTGCGGTTTTTATAACTCACGCCGGTTGAATCGATTTGTAGCTCAACCTTACTACCTGCACTAGCCCCAATCGACTGACGCCATATCCACCAAGGTCTCTTGTAATAAACACTCAAAGCCTCAACGAAACTCAAGACAATAAAGAACCAACCTACGTAGCTGCTTGGTAAAAGCTCAAATTTCACCAGAGCCGAACCAAAAACAAGAAAAAGCACGGCTTTTAGATAGTCATGGGGAAACCTTACAGGGCGGCTGGTTTGGTCATAGCACTCAGCAAAAAAGGTTTTATCTAATGTGTATTCGGTGTTGAAGACAAAGTCTTTGGACATAGTTAGCTACTTTGGAGTTTTCTGTGAATGAGTAGGTTGAACGGCAGTATTGTATAGCTAATAGAGGCTTTTATTTAGCTATTTTCATTCCCATTCCAGCTCACGTCTACTTTCCGCTAAAGGCAATTGGTTTCAAAGGATGAATAAACTTCAGAGACTTAAAAAGAAAAAAGGACAGTCATCCCATCTGCACGTCAGTGCAAACAAGATGTCCTGCCCCGTAATTGGCTAGCTTTTCTTACGATTTAAATTCGATAGAAGAGCCAACCATGTCTTCTGTTAGTACCGTTAGGTTAGTTGCACCAACAGTACCTACTGCCTTGATAAGGCCTTGCTCATCACGCTCCATTGCTGGTTTTTCAGTTGAGATACCTTGCGGTAGTGGCTCATCTAGACCTTCGATCTGGCCGTAGAAGATGTTGTTTTTAAACTCAGAACCAACCATCTTGAATTTCTCGCCATCGAACTGACGGAATGCATTGGTATTAGCTTCAGCCGCGATAGATAGGTTGTTTTCAAACAGGGTATCTACAGCAGGGAAAATGGTCTCTGCGCGAGTATCATCTGTTAGGCTCACGCGGTGAACAGCGTTACTACCAAAGATGCCTTGAGTGTTGTTCACCAAGGTGTTGTTCTTAACGATCACATCCTTAGGAGTCCACTGCTTCTGAAGTGTTTTACCCTCAGTAGAGTCTTTGCTTAGCTCTTCACCGTTCGCTACATCGATGATGCCGGTATTAAGAACTAGACCACCACGATAGGTGCCTTTACCTAGCGTACCCTCGATGTAGTTGTTTTCGATGCGATGATTTTCATCATAGATACGGATGCCACCTGAGTTAGCGGTATTTCCTGGCAGGATAACGTTGTTAGTAACCGTGTTGTTGTGACCGTGGCGTAGTGAAATCATCGAAGTACTGTTGCGGATGGTGTTTCCGTCGAAGGTTACATCACTCGCTTTTACAGAAATCAATTCAATTTCGCCAGAACCATTCTTGCCAACGTAGCCGCTGATGTTGTCAAAGTAGTTGTTCTTCACAACACTCTGAGATTCAAACAATGAGTTGTGGCTATCACCGATGCGGATAGCTTGACGGTCGTTACGGTTAGTACGAACCATCTTAGGATCAGAGTTTTCAATTAGCTCAATATCAAGAGCCGTCAGGTCTTTAAAGATGTTGCCTTCGATAAGCGTCTTTTCTAGCTTGTCAGAGGTCGCAACCACTAGCATAGCGCCACGCTTATATTTACCTTCAAAGGTGTTGTTGGTGATCTTGTTGTTTTCACCACCAACGGTAACCCAGCGGATGTTAGGGTATTTGCCCTTCGCATCTGGCTCATAGTCATAGTCGTTGAACTTGTAGATCACAGAGTTGTTTAGCGTGTTGTTCTTACCGAAGATGCCGAATACACCCATGATGTTTGCATCATGACTAACAGTGCTTAGTGTTGGGCCACCATCGGTAAATACTAAGCTTTCGATTAGGTTGTTATCACCCTTAACGATGAACTGAGTAGAGCCATTAAAGATAACGGTTCCTGGCTGTTCTGCCTTAATGGTTACGTTATTAGCAGTTAGGGTAACGCTACCTAAGTCGCGGTAGTGACCTGCTTTAATGCTGATCACATCACCGTCTTGAGCGTTTAAGATGCTCTCTCTTAGCTCTAGAACTTGTTGCATCGAAGCGATACTAACGCCTTGATCTACCATCACTAATGTTGGTTTCTTTACCAGTTCAGTGCTGCCTTGATTCGACATACAACCAGTTAGTAGTAAAGAACCTGCGATTAATAAAATGGGTGCCTTTTTCATGACTCTCTCTTTTTTGTAGGGGGAATATGTTGAAAGGCACACTAGCAACAAGAGACATATCTGGGCAATTGTATGATTTAAAAATCGTTAGCGATCACGCCTCTTTTTCGTAAATCTGTTATCCAGATCAAGTAATTTAATAATACAATAAAACTTTATGAACTTAGGTTCATTTGACCAATCGAGTGTAATTCATAAGCAATGCTGAGGTGCGAAAATCTAGCTAGACTATTTTCTGTTCAGCGCTCGACGAAGCAAAACAAATCTATTAATCAAAAATTACTTTTTCATCGCTGCACGAATGGCAAAAACGCATATCCCCATCAAAACGAATGGAATTGCCGCGGATAATGGTTCGACAACGTCATATTCAACAAAGGATTTGAATAAAATAACGTGACCCAAGATTAATAGTAGCGCACAGATTATTGCTACCCCAATGAGTCGAATTTCATGTCTGATACGATTGTCCATTGTCTTCCTCCTGATTATTTTTAGTCATTTAATCATGAGGACAATGAACTGTATGCGTACAGTTTGGCAGTCAATTTACCGAACAGTTTCCGACATCTTTGCGATCACCTTTGATAGATGAAGTAGTGCATTCTTACGTTCATTTGTCAGACTATAAGAAAAGTTTAGCCGCAATCCGTGCAATGCTTCTTCACTCGATAGTTCCTCGCGAGGCACAAACAGCTCCGTTAACGCCAAGGACCATTCGTATTCCGACATTTGCTGTTTAAGGTCAGCCATATCCAGTGACTTTGGTAGGTACAACCAAATGAAGTATCCCCCTTCTGGCTCACTCAGCACTGTGCTAGTTGGTAAAATACTTAACAAGTAATCTCGAAGAGCGATGTAACGAAGGTGCAATTCCTTGCGCAGTTTGCGAAGGTGATTATCGTAGCTTTCATAAGTAAGGTAATGGGCTAACCCTGCTTGAATAGGAGCACTGGTAGAGAGCGTCGATAGTAACTGGATCTTTTGGATCTCATCGTTGAAGCGTCCATTGATCAGCCACCCCAACCGATAACCCGGACAAAGACTCTTAGAGAAAGAGCTACAAGACAGTACCCTATCCTCCGAATCAAACGCTTTTATGGATTTGGGAGAGCACCCCTCAGCAAACTGCAATTCCCCATAAGCATCATCTTCAACAATGTAGAAGTCATGCTGATTAGCAAGCTCCACTATGGCTCTCTTTTTATCATCAGATAAACTCAGCCCAGTCGGGTTATTGAATGAAGACATCAGCCAGCATGCTTTTATGTCATGCTCGGTCAGCACACTCTCCATTTGCTCTATATCTAGGCCATGATGTTTATCGATAAACACCTCAACAGGAACTAGCCCTAACCTTTCAATAATCTGCAGTGCGCCGTAAAACACAGGGGTTTCAACCATCACCTTATCACCTGGCTGAGTAACCGCTTGCAGACTCAGGTTCAGAGACTCCATAGCTCCGGATGTAATGACAATATCTTGATGTCCAATATGAACACCACGCTTTGTATAGCGCTGAGCAATTTGCCTGCGAAGGTCCGGGTTACCAGGTGGCATGTGCAGTCTGTTTTGAGAGGGATTTAATTTCTTGGCGGCGTTGCTTAGACTCTTAGCAAGATCAGCCATGGGAAACAGAGTAGGATCTGGGAAGGCGGAGCTGAATGGCAAGGCAGTATCAGAGTTACTCGCTTTAAGAAACTGAAGCAGTTTGTCCTTAAACGATACACTATTCTGGGAAGTATTGAACTCACCTGCGGATAAGGAAGATCGGCTAGAAATATAGTAGCCGGATTGTGGCTTCGCCGTTATCCATCCTTGAGACTCGAGTATCTGATAGGCTTTTAAAACCGTACTATTACTTGCACTAAAGTTTTGGCAACTCGCTCTCACCGAAGGAATTTTATCTCCAACTCGCCACACCCCATTCTCTATTTGTTCGACAATCTGTTGTGCGATTTGTTGGTAGCGAGTCATAAGTTGGATGTCTTAAAGAAAATGCCTAAAGGTGATTATAAAATAAGTCCTCTTCCCTCTTACAGCAGAGAATCTGCACTTATCTCACCTTTTTAAACTAACTTACGTCAGCTTAATGGTGTTTCTCCAGCACTCAATACCTCATAAAGGACAGCACCATGGTGCTGTATCACCGCGACATCTTCGACACTATAATGGCTCGCTTTTCTAAGGTTGTGCTAGCTACCGTGAATGCGTGTTACTGTACTTGTTGCTGTCTCGTTTTTAGAAGGTTGGGAAGCACTGGATTGGAAGGCAATGTTCTTCTCCAATTTCTCCACCAGCACTGCTTTCCTAAATGGCTTAGGAAGATAATCATTCATACCCGAATCGAAACAGCGCTGAATGTCATCGTCTAAAATGGAGGCGGTCAACGCAATGATATTGGTTTCATCAAGCGACTCCATTTTTTCAAATGCTCGAATGGTAGATGTGGCCTCGAAACCGTCCATAACCGGCATCATACAATCCATTAAAATCAGGGCTATTTGCTCATAATGCTCTTTGTAAAGTGAAACCGCTTCAGCACCATTGTTGGCAATCTTGTAGTCGATGCCCAGTTTCTTTAGGTTCACCGCGACTACCTGCTGGTTTACCTTATTGTCTTCAACCACCAAAATCATGCCCTCACTAGTACGCTTCGTTTTGGGGGCATCGGCAACCTGCTTCTGAGTCGGTTGTATGGTTTTTAGTAGGTGATCTAAACGGTGACCAAGCAAAGGCAAGGTTATATAGCCTGCAACGGAGTCACCAAAGTCGACCTTCTCCTCACTGTTATCTCGCACCACAATTACTATGTTGTCTGAATATTTTTCTGTGCAGTACGAAATATCAATAGTGCCATCAAGGATGATAATCGCCTTGGCAGAAATATGCGGGAGGATCTCTTCTATGGTGTGCACCACCTCGAGCGGGTAGTGATAAAAGTTGAGCTCATGAATCAATATCTTAGACGGTTTTTCACTGCAGTAGATCACCTGTGGAAGGTTATAAGATAAAGGCTTACTACCCTGTTGCTCCGGCTCTAACTCCAACTCTAGGGTAAAGTAAAATTCACATCCCAGACCTTTAGCTGAGGTTAGCTCTATCTTACTCCCCATCATCTCAATCATTTTGGTAGAGATAGCGAGCCCTAGTCCAGTACCGCCAAATTCGTTGGATGTCTGGCTGCTCTCTTGCTTGAACTCTTCAAACACTTGGTCGTGCTTGCTCTCATCGATGCCAATACCTGTATCTTTGACCGCAAAATAGAGTGAGACTTTGTCGCTACTTCGATTTTCGACCTTAAGCTTAAAGGTCACGGCACCCGCTTCAGTGAACTTGATGGCGTTTGAAGCAAGGTTCATCGCAACTTGCCTTAGTTTCTGCTCATCCGCCCGAACATAACCTGGAATATCCTCATCCATCTCTATCTTAATCTTAACGTTCTTTTGTTGGGCTTTAGGCGCAATCAAAGCAGCAGTATCAAAGATAACCTCTTTGATAGCACAGGTGTGGGGACAGACCTCAAGATTGCCGGACTCAATCTTAGAGAGGTCTAAGATATCGTTTATCAGCATCAAAAGAGTCTGAGATGACGAGTTGATCGTGGTGAGATAGTCTTTCTGCACCGGTGATAATCGAGACTCATTGAGTATATCGGTCATGCCGATGATCCCGTTAAGCGGTGTGCGGATCTCGTGTGACATATTCGCGAGGAAAGAGCTTTTCGCTTTGTTCGCATCTCGCTCTCGCTTTTGAGAAGTAACTAAGCCCGTTTCTAGCTTAGTGATAGAGCGTATTACAAGTGCAATTACCACAACAATAGACAGGCAAAGCAAGGCGGCAATGGCGTAGTAATAGAGACGAAACATCTCTAGTTTGGAGATAATAAGCTTAGGCACATTCACATATAGCGCTTCAAGCTGATGCTCAACCCCGTGAATGGTTTCTCGCATGGCGCCCAATTGGCCAGAGTTATGGTCATAACCAAAAGACTCTATCTCATTGTGCAATGCCAAAAAGGCATCATCAAACTGTGCGTGCTCTTCTTCTAACACTAGGCTATCAGGAACTTCCAGAATCAGCTGTTTAAGTTTTTGCAAATCACTATCGACCTGCTGTTTGTTCTCAGAACTCAAGTCTCGGAACAGGTTAAACATGCTCTCTTGTATCACTAGCATTTGTTGATTCAGCGCTGAATTACTCTCTCTTAGGATTAACCTTTGAAAGCGAATGGACTCTTTTTGCAGGTCATCCACTAGCCCATCCGTTTTATCCTGACCATAGATGCGCATTAAGGTGTCAGCAATATCGTCGAAGCTCTCAAGATAGTTATTTACTGCATTAATTGAATCTAAGCTGCTAAAAGCAGAATCCACACCCACTTCTTTTATCATCATCTCGATATCAATAAGACGCTGTTTCAATAGCTCGGCTTCGGTGTGAAGTTTAGTGCGGTATTTTGAATCCAAACGAGCAATGTAGTCCTTTTCATGACGGCGTAACATCAACATCTGGTTAGACGATTGAGAAATAGAAACCTGGAGCTGATTGAGTCTATCTTGCTGCTGATTGAGCAGCATATTTGTTATTAAAAAGGCGAAAATAAGGAAAACAATCCCTGCCCCTCCTAATAGCAATAACCCCTTCATCGTCCACTGTTTCGAATCGCTCATACACTGCTCCTATTGTTTAGAGGCAAGATAGGAGTTCATGATTCATCTTCAAATTTTTCTGGGAATTTCTGATGAGAATCTGTGTGTTATAGAGGTTTTGGAATGAACCGTTAGGGCATTAAAGGCAGAGTACACCTCTTGCCTTTAATATTATGATTAATCTAATAGAGATAGCTCTTTTCGAACCAGTTCAGCACCGGCTCTTAACGCATTCAACTTAGCCGTTGAAACCTCCCTTGCAAGAGGCGCCATACCGCAGTTTGTGCATGGATACAGCTTATCTGCGTCCACATACTTAAGTGCGTTTCGAAGAGTTTCGGCTACTTCTTCAGGAGTTTCGACCTCATTAGTAGCGACATCTATGGCACCGACCATTACCTTCTTGCCGCGGATAAGCTCTAGAAGCTCGATAGGCACGCGAGAGTTGTGACATTCCAGAGAAATGATATCGATATTCGACTGTTGCAGCTTAGGGAATACCTCTTCATATTGACGCCATTCGGTACCTAGGGTTTTCTTCCAATCGGTATTAGCTTTAATGCCATACCCGTAGCAAATATGGACTGCGGTCTCGCACTTAAGGCCCTCGATGGCTCTTTCTAAACAGACGATCCCCCACTCGTTTACGTCTTCAAAGAAGACGTTAAACGCTGGTTCATCAAATTGAATAATATCAACGCCTGCGGCCTCTAGCTCTTTAGCTTCTTGGTTGAGGATCTTGGCAAATTCCCAAGCCAATTTTTCTCGGCTACCATAGTGGTCATCGTAAAGGGTATCGATCATCGTCATCGGCCCTGGTAAGGCCCACTTAATTGGTTTGTTGGTTTGCTTTCGCAGGAACTTAGCATCTTCGACAAAAACAGGTTGTAGTCGACTCACTGGCCCCACTACGGTTGGGACACTCGCATCATAGCGGTTGCGTATCGTGACGGTCTTGCGGTTTTCGAAATCCACACCGGCTAGGTTTTCTATGAATGTGGTGACAAAGTGCTGACGCGTTTGTTCTCCGTCACTAACAATATCAACCCCAGCCAGTTCTTGCTCATGCAATGAAAGGCGCAAAGCGTCACGTTTCCCGCTCTCAAGTTCTTCATTCTCTAACTTCCATGGTGACCAAAGTGTTTCCGGCTGCGCTAGCCATGACGGCTTTGGTAGACTGCCAGCAGTTGAGGTTGGTAATAGTGTTTTCATTGTGATTCCTTTCATCTTGTTTACGCGTAGTTAGCTGACCACTGCTCAAGCACTGCATGGTATGGTTTTATAAAGGTTTCCTCAGCAAACTTGCCCTGCTCTTTCGCGAGTTGGCTACGCTCCTCTCGGTCATACACAATCTGGGTCAGTGAGTGATCCGAATTATTTAAATTTGGTTGATAGCGCTTACCCGCCGCTGCATTAGCGTTATAGATCTCTGGGCGGTAGATCTTTTGAAAGGTCTCCATTGTGCTGATAGTGCTGATCAGCTCAAGATTGGTGTAGTCGTTAAGTAGGTCACCAAAGAAATAGAAAGCTAACGGCGCAACACTATTTGGCGGCATGAAGTAGCGAACCTGCAACCCCATCTTCTGAAAGTACTGTTCGGTCAAAGAAGACTCGTTAGGCAGATATTCATAGCCCAATACAGGATGATGATTCTCACTGCGTTGATAGATCTTATTGTCCGAAACACTCAGGCAAATGACTGGGCGCTTTTTAAAGTGCTGTTTGTAAGAGTCTGACTGGATAAAGTGCTTAAACAACTTGCCATGCAAATCGCCAAAATTGTCTGGAACACTGAACCGAGTCTGGTTCTTATTGTGTTCAAGAAGCACAACACTGAAGTCGTAATCACGTACATAAGAAGAAAAGTTATTTCCAACAATACCTTCGATACGCTCGTTGGTTTTTCGATCCAGAATATTGGTTTTCAGCACCTCTATTGATGGGAATGCTTCTCCACTACCCTTAATATCTAGGTCAACAGAAATGATCTCCAGCTCAACAGAGTATCGGTCTCCCTGTGGGTTATCCCAGTTGGCTAAAGCGTTAAAGCGGTTATCTATCATGCGTAGTGCATTGCGTAGGTTCTGCTCTCGGCTGTCACCACGCGCAAGATTGGCAAAGTTAGTGGTGATACGGGTGCTGTCCGATGGCTGGTAGTTCTCATCAAAGGTGATGCTGTTGATAGCAAAGGTTAAATCGTTCTTCATCGTGATGTCCTATTTCCTTGAATTCATAATCTTGCTCGGGTCGCCTTTCACGACGAATAGACAGAACTAAAAACCGCTGTACCTAACACCAGAGCAGTCTTTTTTATACTGGTTTAACTTATTGATTAATATTGAATTCGTTTCACATCGAACATGAGCAAATTTCATAAACAAATTTGAGACTCAAGTTTTTCTCATAAAAAGTCGTTACCATAGACGCAAAAAAGCCAGCGAACAAAGCCCGCTGGCTTTCGAGAAATAGGGTTAAGAATTAAGCGCTGGCGTAGATAACACTGCCGCCTTTGATCATATCAATAACGTCTTTATTGATCTCAGGAGAAAGTGCCGGGCAGCCCCAACTGCGTCCAAGATAACCATGCTTATTGATAAAATCTTGCGTCGCGTACTCTGCGGCATGGATCACGATAGCACGCTCGCGAGCTTTGTCGTTCATACCTTTGCTAAGGCCGTCTAGACGCAAAGAGTAGCCGTGTTTGCCATAGTAGGTTTCATTAGTGAGAAACACACCCAGAGAAGTTTGGCGTGAGCTTACTGTGTTAGAAAACTCGGTTGCTGTCTTGCCACCGCTGTTTACACCATGAGCTACGTGCGTTTTAAATGCCAGTTTCTCCTTTTCAAGGTCGATAACGAAGAAACGGTCTTCAGTTGACGGACGGTTGTAATCAATGATGGTCAATACTGGTTTCTTCGCGCCATCCGTCGCTTTGTACGCTTGGTAGGCATCTTTGAAAAGCTCAAAGTCCATTACCTTTTCAAGACCAATGGTATGATATTTAGCTTCAATTTTGTTTTCTTGGGCTGTGTTTTCGATTGTGTTTGCACTTACTGCGGTCGACAAAACTAGCGTCGACAAAAGAATAAATAACGATTTCACTTTCAATGATACAACTCGGCAATAGAGGTTGAAGGTCGCTTAACCAGGCGCTTTTGATTATTCATTTTCGTCATAAGCATGGCTAAGATGTCGGTCAAAATTGTATATATTTTGATCGACTATTCAAGTCAGAAATGTGTAAATAATCGTATCCTATGCTGAAAACTATGCTTGCACCCCATTTTGAACAGTTATCGGTGCTTATTTAGGCGCTTAAGTAACAGTACGTTGCAATCATCATCGTCCTAGTTAATATGGGATTGTCTCATTTCGAGACTGCATAGTTTAGGATTTACTATGTCAGTTCCAAAGGATTGTCTTTTTACATTAGGACATCTCAATGATATTCAAGATCACTACTCCA
Encoded proteins:
- a CDS encoding hybrid sensor histidine kinase/response regulator produces the protein MSDSKQWTMKGLLLLGGAGIVFLIFAFLITNMLLNQQQDRLNQLQVSISQSSNQMLMLRRHEKDYIARLDSKYRTKLHTEAELLKQRLIDIEMMIKEVGVDSAFSSLDSINAVNNYLESFDDIADTLMRIYGQDKTDGLVDDLQKESIRFQRLILRESNSALNQQMLVIQESMFNLFRDLSSENKQQVDSDLQKLKQLILEVPDSLVLEEEHAQFDDAFLALHNEIESFGYDHNSGQLGAMRETIHGVEHQLEALYVNVPKLIISKLEMFRLYYYAIAALLCLSIVVVIALVIRSITKLETGLVTSQKRERDANKAKSSFLANMSHEIRTPLNGIIGMTDILNESRLSPVQKDYLTTINSSSQTLLMLINDILDLSKIESGNLEVCPHTCAIKEVIFDTAALIAPKAQQKNVKIKIEMDEDIPGYVRADEQKLRQVAMNLASNAIKFTEAGAVTFKLKVENRSSDKVSLYFAVKDTGIGIDESKHDQVFEEFKQESSQTSNEFGGTGLGLAISTKMIEMMGSKIELTSAKGLGCEFYFTLELELEPEQQGSKPLSYNLPQVIYCSEKPSKILIHELNFYHYPLEVVHTIEEILPHISAKAIIILDGTIDISYCTEKYSDNIVIVVRDNSEEKVDFGDSVAGYITLPLLGHRLDHLLKTIQPTQKQVADAPKTKRTSEGMILVVEDNKVNQQVVAVNLKKLGIDYKIANNGAEAVSLYKEHYEQIALILMDCMMPVMDGFEATSTIRAFEKMESLDETNIIALTASILDDDIQRCFDSGMNDYLPKPFRKAVLVEKLEKNIAFQSSASQPSKNETATSTVTRIHGS
- a CDS encoding murein L,D-transpeptidase catalytic domain family protein; this translates as MENTAQENKIEAKYHTIGLEKVMDFELFKDAYQAYKATDGAKKPVLTIIDYNRPSTEDRFFVIDLEKEKLAFKTHVAHGVNSGGKTATEFSNTVSSRQTSLGVFLTNETYYGKHGYSLRLDGLSKGMNDKARERAIVIHAAEYATQDFINKHGYLGRSWGCPALSPEINKDVIDMIKGGSVIYASA
- a CDS encoding YcxB family protein: MSKDFVFNTEYTLDKTFFAECYDQTSRPVRFPHDYLKAVLFLVFGSALVKFELLPSSYVGWFFIVLSFVEALSVYYKRPWWIWRQSIGASAGSKVELQIDSTGVSYKNRNNTNIITWTQIDQVEQSDLGFIFHIGKHRQYISKTCLNEEVIAFIAEQKK
- a CDS encoding ferredoxin reductase family protein, whose product is MNRNLKLCLSLVIVTLLIPLTILQVNLPTLEWPMFWQVRTYLVNYSGIASMILMSLCVILSVKHWPLEKYLKGLDQQYRLHKYLGISSVFTALFHWLAFLSDDFAMDMGFVVPKDETFPFWKFIDVLGDPAQLIGEYGFYFSAAFVLIAWIKKFKYNVFQFTHKLFPYLYLALVLHMLMFFEASMWLSGVGVILAVVSALATIGCLITILGYNGKTKHHVAHIQAVKPITNGLDVILKVDDFSFHPGQFAFVGFGDTEKPHPFSIASPQQQSSEVRLLIKSSGDYTESLKDKLEVGQEATIEGPYGCFSFYDNCKQQIWIAAGIGIAPFLSAIESVGKSKQVTLFYSYREIDTELLDELKSRAIQAGVRLYLRDTSADGRFNQLEIVDSVIEPSRCSVWFCGPSKLGTELEKAFNHVNAFHRELFEFR
- a CDS encoding polysaccharide lyase 6 family protein, with amino-acid sequence MKKAPILLIAGSLLLTGCMSNQGSTELVKKPTLVMVDQGVSIASMQQVLELRESILNAQDGDVISIKAGHYRDLGSVTLTANNVTIKAEQPGTVIFNGSTQFIVKGDNNLIESLVFTDGGPTLSTVSHDANIMGVFGIFGKNNTLNNSVIYKFNDYDYEPDAKGKYPNIRWVTVGGENNKITNNTFEGKYKRGAMLVVATSDKLEKTLIEGNIFKDLTALDIELIENSDPKMVRTNRNDRQAIRIGDSHNSLFESQSVVKNNYFDNISGYVGKNGSGEIELISVKASDVTFDGNTIRNSTSMISLRHGHNNTVTNNVILPGNTANSGGIRIYDENHRIENNYIEGTLGKGTYRGGLVLNTGIIDVANGEELSKDSTEGKTLQKQWTPKDVIVKNNTLVNNTQGIFGSNAVHRVSLTDDTRAETIFPAVDTLFENNLSIAAEANTNAFRQFDGEKFKMVGSEFKNNIFYGQIEGLDEPLPQGISTEKPAMERDEQGLIKAVGTVGATNLTVLTEDMVGSSIEFKS
- a CDS encoding DUF1852 domain-containing protein — encoded protein: MKNDLTFAINSITFDENYQPSDSTRITTNFANLARGDSREQNLRNALRMIDNRFNALANWDNPQGDRYSVELEIISVDLDIKGSGEAFPSIEVLKTNILDRKTNERIEGIVGNNFSSYVRDYDFSVVLLEHNKNQTRFSVPDNFGDLHGKLFKHFIQSDSYKQHFKKRPVICLSVSDNKIYQRSENHHPVLGYEYLPNESSLTEQYFQKMGLQVRYFMPPNSVAPLAFYFFGDLLNDYTNLELISTISTMETFQKIYRPEIYNANAAAGKRYQPNLNNSDHSLTQIVYDREERSQLAKEQGKFAEETFIKPYHAVLEQWSANYA
- a CDS encoding aminotransferase-like domain-containing protein; this translates as MTRYQQIAQQIVEQIENGVWRVGDKIPSVRASCQNFSASNSTVLKAYQILESQGWITAKPQSGYYISSRSSLSAGEFNTSQNSVSFKDKLLQFLKASNSDTALPFSSAFPDPTLFPMADLAKSLSNAAKKLNPSQNRLHMPPGNPDLRRQIAQRYTKRGVHIGHQDIVITSGAMESLNLSLQAVTQPGDKVMVETPVFYGALQIIERLGLVPVEVFIDKHHGLDIEQMESVLTEHDIKACWLMSSFNNPTGLSLSDDKKRAIVELANQHDFYIVEDDAYGELQFAEGCSPKSIKAFDSEDRVLSCSSFSKSLCPGYRLGWLINGRFNDEIQKIQLLSTLSTSAPIQAGLAHYLTYESYDNHLRKLRKELHLRYIALRDYLLSILPTSTVLSEPEGGYFIWLYLPKSLDMADLKQQMSEYEWSLALTELFVPREELSSEEALHGLRLNFSYSLTNERKNALLHLSKVIAKMSETVR
- a CDS encoding methionine synthase → MKTLLPTSTAGSLPKPSWLAQPETLWSPWKLENEELESGKRDALRLSLHEQELAGVDIVSDGEQTRQHFVTTFIENLAGVDFENRKTVTIRNRYDASVPTVVGPVSRLQPVFVEDAKFLRKQTNKPIKWALPGPMTMIDTLYDDHYGSREKLAWEFAKILNQEAKELEAAGVDIIQFDEPAFNVFFEDVNEWGIVCLERAIEGLKCETAVHICYGYGIKANTDWKKTLGTEWRQYEEVFPKLQQSNIDIISLECHNSRVPIELLELIRGKKVMVGAIDVATNEVETPEEVAETLRNALKYVDADKLYPCTNCGMAPLAREVSTAKLNALRAGAELVRKELSLLD